From one Desulfurococcus sp. genomic stretch:
- a CDS encoding DUF1122 family protein, whose protein sequence is MKIEVIESLVEKGIQADSYQITALRVSQGRVREELNVDLAISLNTAKELLLSLKVFKGRYPYYKPWIEVFNMKPEIRIGLNTLYYFDSNVEDVVLSMVASALEPGERVFVEYFRDSETMKALMENVPPPATRLGFKLFKLGFTWFKDWYFPEGFMEGGPKLQAEKPLNETHRARNLRRIRVELEEFIKANMKPDEIVVEKAVSRAIEALKLISKMVEDTGI, encoded by the coding sequence ATGAAGATTGAAGTCATTGAATCGCTAGTAGAGAAGGGAATTCAAGCTGACTCCTACCAGATCACTGCTTTAAGGGTATCCCAGGGTAGAGTAAGAGAGGAGTTGAATGTAGACCTAGCCATCTCGCTAAATACTGCCAAGGAGCTACTACTCTCCCTAAAAGTCTTCAAGGGAAGATACCCTTACTATAAGCCGTGGATCGAAGTCTTCAACATGAAGCCTGAGATAAGAATAGGCTTGAATACACTCTACTACTTTGATAGCAACGTGGAGGATGTAGTGTTATCCATGGTGGCTAGTGCCCTGGAGCCCGGTGAAAGAGTATTCGTAGAGTACTTTAGAGACTCTGAAACCATGAAGGCCCTCATGGAGAATGTACCTCCCCCTGCTACCCGGCTTGGATTCAAGCTATTCAAGCTTGGGTTTACATGGTTCAAGGACTGGTACTTCCCAGAGGGGTTCATGGAGGGAGGACCAAAGCTTCAAGCTGAAAAGCCGCTTAATGAAACCCATAGAGCAAGGAATCTAAGGAGAATACGAGTAGAGCTCGAGGAATTCATTAAAGCTAACATGAAGCCGGATGAAATAGTGGTTGAAAAGGCTGTTTCAAGAGCTATAGAGGCTCTCAAACTTATCAGCAAGATGGTTGAAGACACTGGTATTTGA
- a CDS encoding phosphate uptake regulator PhoU, whose amino-acid sequence MIVAAYLSGYNSITVTFDPGIPNLASYVSEVKNLARIKLAGIEVIEEQFNSITFKILLNIRELPLISALRRLHLIVSNMLEDTKNLLRNFDVNLAQAIIQRDDEADRFHHMIFRELSMSLLDIRVQHELGITNIVETLNYRIIARNLERIADHAVNIAKRILGMGEGFKGSQAVYDLLVKASELFNKSMGTLYNLSRKDAEEVIKTSKILIDEIERVLRDEIINSPSLTDKEKAGLAQICDSIRRIVRYSNGIAEAVLNIKIAKNSSIEIK is encoded by the coding sequence ATGATTGTTGCAGCATACCTCTCAGGGTATAATTCTATAACAGTTACATTTGATCCCGGGATACCTAATTTAGCAAGCTATGTCAGCGAGGTTAAGAATCTCGCTAGAATAAAGCTGGCTGGTATAGAAGTTATAGAAGAACAATTTAACAGTATTACCTTTAAGATCCTCCTTAATATTAGAGAGCTACCCTTGATTAGCGCTTTGAGAAGACTTCACTTGATAGTAAGCAACATGCTCGAGGATACTAAAAACCTGCTGAGAAACTTTGATGTAAATCTAGCTCAAGCTATAATACAGAGAGATGATGAAGCCGATAGATTCCACCACATGATATTTAGAGAGCTCAGCATGTCGCTTCTAGACATAAGAGTGCAGCACGAGCTAGGGATAACTAACATAGTTGAAACCCTTAACTATCGGATTATAGCGAGGAACCTGGAGAGAATAGCTGACCACGCAGTTAACATAGCTAAGAGAATACTAGGCATGGGTGAAGGATTCAAGGGTTCACAGGCAGTCTACGACCTGCTAGTTAAAGCGTCAGAGCTCTTCAATAAATCCATGGGAACCCTTTACAACCTTAGCAGGAAGGATGCAGAGGAAGTAATAAAGACATCGAAAATCCTTATAGATGAGATAGAGAGGGTTCTACGCGATGAGATAATAAACTCACCAAGCCTCACAGATAAAGAGAAGGCGGGTCTAGCGCAGATATGCGATAGCATAAGGAGAATCGTGAGGTACTCGAACGGTATAGCAGAAGCTGTATTGAACATTAAGATCGCTAAGAATTCTTCAATAGAGATCAAGTAG
- the gapN gene encoding NADP-dependent glyceraldehyde-3-phosphate dehydrogenase, with amino-acid sequence MDEVGIVQVKISKPVEFSPGEHFKDIVNYVNGKPVFKPFLAGEWITSGRIMDVRSPIDLSIIAGFYIPEWELIDSALDKVYRVGRWAARNTPGEKRVRVIEKLADLMEERREELAEALIVNTGKPVKSAFGEVDASIDRLRRSLLDVRKIYGEYVPGDWDKDTLESESIVKREPYGVVLAVIPFNYPLFDTVNKLVYSFIPGNALVIKPPSADPIPVFYLTKLALEAGFPPEAIALTPIPGREADKLVSDTRISVITLTGSAETGVSVLKQAGIKQFIMELGGGDPAIVLSDADLKLAASKIAAGITSFSGQRCDSIKLILVEEPVYEEFKKLLVAELSKVVVGDPREPTTNMGPLIDEKTADAVVEAVEEAVREGAILLYGGRKLGPTYIEPTLVEVRDKNTLLKLRLFRDEIFASIAAITPVSSIDEAIDIANARRYGLDAAIFGKDINKIRKLIRMLEVGAIYINDFPRHGIGYYPFGGRKSSGIGREGIGYSIEQVTALKTVVYNYKGTGIWEYM; translated from the coding sequence ATGGATGAGGTTGGGATCGTGCAAGTGAAGATTTCAAAGCCTGTTGAATTCTCGCCTGGAGAACACTTCAAAGATATAGTTAACTACGTGAACGGTAAGCCTGTATTCAAGCCATTCCTAGCTGGCGAGTGGATTACTAGCGGGAGGATCATGGATGTAAGATCACCAATCGACCTCAGTATTATAGCAGGCTTCTACATTCCAGAGTGGGAGCTTATTGATTCAGCTCTAGATAAAGTGTATAGGGTGGGGAGGTGGGCGGCTAGAAATACCCCTGGGGAGAAAAGAGTTAGAGTAATCGAGAAGCTAGCCGACCTCATGGAGGAGAGAAGAGAAGAGTTAGCTGAAGCCCTCATAGTAAACACTGGGAAGCCTGTGAAGTCAGCTTTCGGAGAGGTTGATGCAAGCATAGATAGACTTAGAAGATCTCTACTCGACGTGAGAAAAATCTACGGTGAATACGTGCCAGGGGACTGGGATAAGGATACCTTGGAGAGCGAGAGTATAGTTAAGAGAGAACCTTACGGAGTAGTTCTAGCTGTCATTCCATTCAACTATCCGCTCTTCGACACCGTCAACAAGTTAGTCTACAGCTTCATCCCCGGTAACGCTCTAGTCATTAAGCCCCCGAGCGCTGACCCTATCCCAGTATTCTACCTGACTAAGCTAGCATTAGAAGCAGGCTTCCCGCCGGAGGCAATAGCGTTAACCCCAATACCAGGTAGAGAGGCAGATAAACTTGTCTCTGATACAAGGATTAGTGTTATAACATTAACAGGTAGTGCTGAGACAGGTGTAAGCGTTCTAAAGCAGGCTGGAATAAAGCAGTTTATAATGGAGTTAGGTGGCGGGGATCCAGCAATAGTATTAAGTGATGCAGACCTAAAGCTAGCTGCATCTAAAATAGCAGCTGGTATAACAAGCTTCAGCGGGCAGAGGTGTGATTCAATAAAGCTCATACTAGTAGAGGAACCAGTATACGAGGAATTCAAGAAGCTGCTGGTAGCTGAGCTCAGTAAAGTAGTAGTAGGAGATCCAAGAGAGCCCACCACGAATATGGGCCCATTAATCGACGAGAAGACTGCTGACGCTGTCGTAGAAGCTGTCGAAGAAGCTGTAAGAGAGGGTGCTATTCTCCTGTATGGTGGCAGGAAACTCGGTCCCACCTACATAGAGCCAACACTAGTAGAGGTCAGAGATAAAAATACCCTCTTAAAGCTCCGTCTCTTCAGGGATGAAATATTCGCTTCAATAGCAGCTATAACCCCTGTCTCCAGTATTGATGAAGCCATAGATATAGCAAACGCCAGGAGATATGGGCTTGACGCCGCTATATTCGGAAAAGACATAAACAAGATCAGAAAGCTTATCAGAATGCTAGAGGTCGGAGCCATATACATCAACGACTTCCCAAGACACGGGATAGGCTACTATCCATTCGGTGGGAGAAAAAGCTCAGGCATAGGGAGAGAAGGTATAGGGTACAGCATTGAGCAGGTGACTGCTCTTAAAACAGTAGTCTACAACTATAAGGGTACAGGTATCTGGGAGTACATGTAA